One Tolypothrix bouteillei VB521301 DNA window includes the following coding sequences:
- a CDS encoding type II toxin-antitoxin system RelE family toxin, whose protein sequence is MIYEFNGEEKIIFIDRIGHRREIYK, encoded by the coding sequence GTGATTTATGAATTTAATGGTGAAGAAAAAATAATTTTTATTGACCGAATTGGGCATCGTCGAGAGATTTACAAGTGA
- a CDS encoding GFA family protein: MSVTYTGGCQCGEIRYEIRAEPLTLYLCHCTECQKQSSSAFGMSLTVPRDAVVIVQGHPKAWTRGADSGREVKCLFCDNCGTRLFHQRSYNQQTINVKAGTLDDTSWLRPVGNLWTRSAQPWVTIPDSMLNYDGQPSDISPLWEKWSQQHSRIVQSDTSFE; this comes from the coding sequence ATGAGCGTCACTTATACGGGGGGTTGTCAGTGCGGGGAGATTCGTTATGAAATTCGTGCCGAACCTTTAACACTCTACTTGTGCCACTGCACTGAATGTCAAAAACAATCATCTAGCGCTTTTGGTATGTCTCTGACCGTCCCGCGAGATGCTGTTGTTATTGTGCAAGGACACCCGAAAGCTTGGACTCGTGGAGCCGATAGCGGGCGTGAGGTCAAATGCTTGTTTTGTGACAATTGTGGAACGCGATTGTTTCACCAGAGGAGTTACAACCAACAAACAATTAACGTTAAAGCCGGAACATTGGACGATACGAGTTGGTTGCGTCCTGTAGGTAACCTTTGGACTCGCAGTGCCCAACCCTGGGTAACCATTCCTGACTCCATGCTTAATTATGACGGTCAACCCTCAGATATAAGCCCTTTATGGGAAAAATGGTCACAACAGCACTCGCGCATCGTACAGTCGGATACAAGCTTTGAGTAG
- a CDS encoding NUDIX domain-containing protein, producing MNYRNPAPTVDIIIELVDRPHRPIVLIERHNPPFGWAIPGGFVDYGESVETAAQREALEETGLQVKLIEQFHVYSDPSRDPRKHTLSLVFLATATGEPQAGDDAKGIDIFESWRIPENLCFDHNKILHDYWHFRHYGIRPRLG from the coding sequence ATGAATTACCGAAATCCTGCTCCAACAGTTGATATCATCATTGAATTGGTTGACCGTCCTCATCGACCAATAGTGTTAATTGAGCGACATAATCCACCTTTTGGCTGGGCTATCCCTGGTGGTTTTGTCGATTACGGCGAATCTGTTGAAACTGCGGCGCAACGCGAGGCTTTGGAAGAAACTGGTTTGCAGGTAAAGTTGATCGAACAATTTCACGTGTATTCCGATCCCAGCCGCGATCCCCGCAAGCACACTCTGAGTCTTGTGTTTTTGGCAACAGCGACTGGTGAACCGCAAGCAGGGGACGATGCCAAAGGTATAGACATTTTTGAGTCTTGGCGAATACCTGAAAACTTATGTTTTGACCACAATAAGATTTTGCACGACTATTGGCACTTTCGGCATTATGGAATACGTCCGAGGTTGGGGTAA
- the malQ gene encoding 4-alpha-glucanotransferase produces MPFPRSSGILLHPTSFPGRFGIGDLGLEAYQFIDFLRDSCQQFWQVLPLGPTGYGNSPYACYSALAGNPFLISLEKMVEQGLVSEEDFAHLPGFEGSKVDYEKVIPIKLELLRKACENFKNRATPLQQKEFAGFCDSKAYWLDDYALFMALKGANGGVSWHKWEPELAKREPEALDRVGRELTGEIFFHKFTQYEFFRQWSELKTYANMSGIQIIGDIPIYVAHDSADVWSHPEIFCLDEETGEAALMAGVPPDYFSATGQLWGNPVYNWEELKKQDYKWWVGRFQALLDYVDVIRIDHFRGFEAYWAVAKGQETAVNGEWIKAPGEELFETIKQKLGRLPIMAEDLGLITPEVEALRDKFEFPGMKILQFAFSADAGNPFLPFNYSRNCIVYTGTHDNDTTVSWFNQASEYEKQYVLDYLGCLSPEGIHWDFIRLAMNSVANQAIIPLQDVLGLGGEARMNFPSKAEGNWDWRYTSDSLTKEATQRLQTLTRLSGRSPQSKS; encoded by the coding sequence ATGCCTTTTCCCAGATCAAGTGGTATTTTATTACACCCTACCTCCTTTCCCGGTCGATTTGGCATTGGGGATTTAGGCTTAGAAGCCTATCAATTCATCGATTTTCTTAGAGATAGCTGCCAGCAATTCTGGCAAGTATTACCTCTAGGACCGACCGGTTACGGGAATTCTCCTTATGCTTGTTACTCAGCATTAGCTGGTAACCCCTTCCTCATTAGCTTAGAAAAAATGGTAGAGCAAGGCTTAGTGTCTGAAGAAGACTTTGCTCATCTACCAGGATTTGAGGGCTCTAAGGTAGACTACGAAAAAGTCATACCAATTAAGCTCGAGCTATTAAGGAAAGCCTGTGAGAATTTTAAAAACAGAGCAACGCCCTTACAGCAAAAAGAATTTGCTGGTTTTTGCGATAGCAAAGCCTATTGGCTTGATGATTATGCCCTATTTATGGCACTCAAAGGGGCTAACGGCGGAGTCAGCTGGCATAAGTGGGAGCCTGAACTTGCCAAACGCGAACCAGAAGCATTAGATCGGGTTGGGCGAGAACTCACGGGAGAAATTTTCTTCCACAAATTCACCCAGTATGAATTTTTCCGCCAATGGTCTGAATTAAAAACCTATGCCAACATGAGCGGAATTCAAATCATTGGCGATATTCCCATTTATGTAGCTCACGATAGTGCTGATGTCTGGTCTCATCCCGAGATTTTTTGCCTGGATGAAGAGACAGGAGAAGCGGCGCTGATGGCGGGAGTTCCACCCGATTATTTCAGTGCAACCGGACAGTTATGGGGTAATCCAGTCTATAACTGGGAGGAATTGAAAAAACAAGACTATAAGTGGTGGGTTGGGCGCTTTCAAGCATTGCTTGACTATGTCGATGTGATTCGTATTGACCACTTCCGAGGTTTTGAGGCTTACTGGGCTGTGGCAAAAGGGCAAGAAACCGCTGTCAATGGAGAGTGGATCAAAGCCCCTGGAGAAGAGTTGTTTGAAACTATCAAACAGAAGTTGGGTAGACTCCCCATTATGGCAGAAGATTTGGGGTTAATTACACCAGAAGTGGAAGCGCTGCGAGACAAGTTTGAATTTCCAGGAATGAAGATTTTGCAGTTTGCCTTTAGTGCTGATGCGGGCAATCCATTTTTACCATTCAACTACTCGCGCAATTGCATTGTCTACACTGGGACTCACGACAATGACACAACTGTTAGCTGGTTCAACCAAGCATCAGAGTACGAAAAGCAATACGTGTTGGATTATTTAGGCTGTCTCAGCCCTGAAGGTATTCACTGGGACTTTATTCGATTAGCCATGAATTCTGTGGCAAATCAAGCCATTATTCCATTACAGGATGTTTTGGGATTGGGTGGTGAAGCGCGGATGAATTTCCCAAGTAAAGCTGAAGGAAATTGGGACTGGCGTTATACATCAGATAGTTTAACAAAAGAAGCCACTCAGCGCTTGCAAACTCTCACTCGTCTTTCCGGACGCAGCCCGCAAAGTAAATCTTGA
- a CDS encoding helix-turn-helix domain-containing protein yields MQWLNKKNHRESTPSLDQQRAEVLAEMGAQLWTRRLEKGLSLEEMVALTKISRRLLQAIEEANLSELPEPVYTQGLIRQYADALGFHGVQFSSSYPIGTNRVNFKPIWKTSSDQLRPVHLYVLYIFVIFGSISGLSQFLNTATLQASSVQNNQRVQKAPAIGSQIAQNKNVQLQAFSESSNNGEQVQIGVTLKEKSWIKVVADGKIQYEGELPEGTHRIWKAQAQLTVKAGNAGGVLVSVNKEEAKQLGEPGTAKEVTIAAANRS; encoded by the coding sequence ATGCAGTGGCTAAACAAAAAAAATCATCGAGAATCAACCCCTTCATTAGACCAGCAACGAGCTGAAGTCTTGGCAGAAATGGGTGCTCAGCTTTGGACGCGGCGTTTGGAAAAGGGTTTATCCCTAGAGGAAATGGTTGCGCTCACAAAGATTTCCCGAAGATTACTACAAGCGATCGAAGAAGCTAACCTATCAGAACTGCCAGAACCAGTGTATACTCAAGGTTTAATCCGGCAATATGCCGATGCTCTTGGTTTTCACGGAGTGCAGTTCTCCAGCAGTTACCCAATTGGTACAAATCGGGTAAATTTCAAGCCCATATGGAAAACATCATCAGATCAATTACGTCCCGTTCATCTCTACGTACTGTATATATTTGTCATTTTTGGTTCCATCAGTGGCTTGTCGCAATTTTTAAATACAGCGACTTTGCAAGCAAGTAGCGTTCAAAATAACCAAAGAGTACAAAAAGCACCTGCGATCGGATCGCAGATCGCACAAAATAAAAACGTACAACTTCAAGCTTTTAGCGAGTCTTCTAATAATGGGGAGCAAGTACAAATTGGTGTAACTTTGAAAGAGAAATCTTGGATTAAAGTTGTCGCCGATGGCAAAATTCAGTACGAGGGTGAGCTACCAGAGGGAACTCACCGTATTTGGAAAGCCCAAGCACAACTCACCGTTAAAGCCGGAAATGCTGGTGGCGTACTTGTGAGCGTGAACAAAGAGGAAGCCAAGCAATTGGGAGAACCAGGAACAGCGAAGGAAGTTACCATCGCTGCTGCAAATCGTTCTTGA
- a CDS encoding pseudouridine synthase, with protein MEVRLQKIISQWGIASRREAEEMIEQSRVRINGEVARLGQKADPEKDIITVDGELVSVIERPSLVYLLLHKPLGVVSTCDDPQRRKTVLDLLPKELSSGKGIHPVGRLDADTTGALILTNDGDLTFGLTHPRHNVPKTYRVLVEGHPPQEVLKMWRQGVLLEGRKTRPAQVKKIESLAYSTWLEVVLKEGRNRQIRRVARQLGHPVIGLHRTAIGSIQLQAPGQGLLAVGEYRYLEDFEIRFLRKAVEEVKSLDSGSHRSKF; from the coding sequence ATGGAGGTACGGTTACAAAAAATAATTTCTCAATGGGGTATAGCCTCCCGCCGTGAAGCTGAAGAAATGATCGAGCAATCACGAGTGCGGATCAATGGTGAAGTGGCACGTTTGGGTCAAAAAGCAGATCCAGAAAAGGATATTATCACTGTTGATGGTGAGCTTGTGTCTGTGATAGAACGTCCATCATTGGTGTATCTGTTATTGCACAAACCACTTGGTGTAGTCTCGACTTGCGACGATCCCCAGAGAAGAAAGACAGTCCTAGATTTGCTACCCAAAGAATTAAGTTCCGGTAAAGGTATTCATCCAGTTGGTCGTCTAGATGCTGACACAACAGGAGCATTAATACTTACAAACGATGGAGATTTAACATTTGGGCTAACTCATCCACGGCACAATGTTCCTAAAACATACCGTGTTTTAGTGGAGGGACATCCACCGCAAGAAGTGTTAAAAATGTGGCGTCAGGGTGTGCTGTTAGAAGGACGCAAAACACGGCCAGCACAAGTCAAAAAGATAGAAAGTCTTGCATACTCTACCTGGTTAGAAGTTGTGTTAAAGGAGGGGAGAAACCGTCAGATACGCCGTGTTGCCCGACAGTTAGGACACCCGGTAATCGGACTGCATCGCACAGCCATAGGTTCGATTCAATTGCAAGCACCCGGACAAGGTTTACTTGCCGTGGGTGAGTATCGTTACCTAGAAGATTTTGAAATCCGCTTTTTGAGAAAAGCAGTGGAAGAAGTCAAAAGTTTGGATAGCGGAAGCCATCGATCGAAGTTTTAG
- a CDS encoding DUF2993 domain-containing protein: protein MQHNSSQTQNPKIRIVTKVLTTALKLWLKAQVSQVEQLEVEIKASDRQLLSGCIPFVSIFGSHAVYQGLHLTRIHMVAENIRVNIGSVLKGQPLKLLETVPVVGELIQTEEDLNASLSSTLLLSGLNDALVQLLPEQKRKSKSVIWQKINLDNSKVVLSATLAQDNQPTYLEIGMGVELLSSHELRLQHIQVQSNTASSLEGIERELDFDLGSDVDIQELTIHSGKLVCRGRINVNP, encoded by the coding sequence ATGCAACACAATAGTTCCCAAACTCAAAATCCAAAAATCCGCATAGTCACTAAAGTACTAACAACTGCACTCAAGCTTTGGTTGAAAGCACAAGTGAGCCAGGTCGAGCAACTTGAAGTAGAAATTAAAGCCAGCGATCGCCAACTCCTTTCCGGATGCATCCCTTTTGTATCTATTTTTGGCAGTCATGCTGTTTATCAAGGTCTCCATCTTACTAGAATTCACATGGTCGCAGAAAATATTCGCGTCAACATCGGCTCAGTCCTTAAGGGACAACCTCTGAAACTGTTAGAAACAGTACCAGTGGTAGGCGAACTGATCCAGACAGAGGAAGACTTGAATGCTTCTCTTTCGTCTACTTTATTATTGAGTGGTTTGAATGATGCTCTGGTTCAACTATTACCAGAACAGAAGCGAAAATCCAAGTCAGTTATTTGGCAAAAAATTAACCTAGATAACAGTAAGGTGGTGCTTTCTGCTACTTTAGCACAAGACAATCAACCTACTTACTTAGAGATCGGTATGGGTGTGGAATTACTCAGTTCCCATGAGTTGCGACTTCAACACATTCAAGTTCAAAGTAATACAGCAAGCTCACTTGAGGGGATCGAACGCGAACTAGATTTCGATCTAGGATCTGATGTTGACATCCAAGAATTAACCATACACTCAGGTAAGCTAGTGTGTCGCGGACGAATTAACGTCAATCCATAG
- a CDS encoding phosphatidate cytidylyltransferase produces MPWSRIISGIIAIALAMSATLLGGWYFTSLFAIIIFLGQREYFDLVLAKGMAPAAKTTIVVSQVLLVICTIDGNLADAVMPVAGTFICFYLLFQPKMATIADISASILGLFYTSYLPSYWVRLRAIDNTGITYLPTSDYLSKLLDIVHRGDLSLLPQGLTATLLTFLCIWASDIGAYVVGKFFGKTPLSDISPKKTVEGAVFGVFASVVLALLGSHYLNWTKFPFTGIAIGLLIGIAGLLGDLTESMLKRDAGVKDSGQLIPGHGGILDRTDSYIFTAPLVYYFVTLLLPLLNRGIGG; encoded by the coding sequence ATGCCTTGGTCTCGTATTATTAGCGGAATTATTGCAATAGCCTTAGCAATGAGCGCCACTCTTCTGGGTGGATGGTACTTCACTAGCTTGTTTGCAATTATCATTTTTTTGGGTCAACGGGAATATTTTGATTTAGTACTCGCCAAAGGGATGGCTCCTGCTGCCAAAACCACTATCGTTGTCAGTCAAGTTTTGTTGGTCATCTGTACTATAGATGGTAATTTAGCAGATGCGGTCATGCCCGTAGCCGGAACTTTTATTTGCTTTTACTTGCTATTTCAACCCAAAATGGCGACAATTGCGGATATTTCGGCTTCTATTTTGGGGTTATTTTATACTAGTTATTTACCAAGTTACTGGGTACGATTGCGAGCGATTGACAATACAGGCATTACTTATCTACCTACGAGCGATTATTTATCTAAATTATTAGATATCGTACATAGGGGTGATTTAAGTTTACTTCCGCAAGGCTTGACAGCAACATTACTTACTTTTTTGTGTATTTGGGCATCTGACATTGGTGCTTATGTTGTGGGTAAATTTTTTGGCAAAACACCTTTGTCTGACATTAGCCCCAAAAAAACTGTTGAAGGTGCAGTTTTTGGTGTGTTTGCTAGCGTTGTCTTAGCCCTTTTAGGCTCTCACTACCTGAATTGGACGAAGTTTCCTTTCACAGGTATAGCTATAGGTCTGTTAATTGGCATAGCCGGTCTTTTAGGGGATCTCACTGAATCTATGCTGAAACGCGATGCTGGAGTTAAAGATTCCGGGCAGTTAATTCCCGGTCACGGAGGTATTTTAGATCGTACCGATAGTTATATTTTTACGGCTCCTTTAGTGTATTATTTCGTGACACTTCTGTTGCCGTTACTTAATAGAGGAATTGGGGGTTAG
- the cbiT gene encoding precorrin-6Y C5,15-methyltransferase subunit CbiT, whose translation MPSQLWPYITPGISDELFERLPGIPLSKREIRLLLLSQLRLKPDTVLWDIGAGTGTIPVEAGLLCPSGQIIAVERDEDVANLIRHNCDRFEVKNVKVIEGNAPECLQDINVAPDRVCIEGGRPIQEIMQTAWEYLLPSGRVVATAANLESLYSISQSLSQLQARNVEVVQSAVTRLETRGSSQTFTAVNPIFILSGEKLD comes from the coding sequence ATGCCCTCCCAACTTTGGCCTTACATCACTCCTGGTATTTCAGATGAACTGTTTGAGCGTTTGCCGGGAATTCCTTTAAGCAAGCGAGAAATTCGACTGCTGTTACTTTCCCAATTACGGCTCAAACCCGATACAGTTTTATGGGATATTGGTGCGGGAACAGGTACGATTCCAGTAGAAGCAGGTTTGCTCTGTCCTAGCGGACAAATTATTGCTGTAGAACGTGATGAAGATGTAGCAAATCTGATTCGACACAACTGCGATCGCTTTGAAGTTAAGAATGTCAAAGTTATTGAAGGCAATGCTCCGGAGTGCTTGCAAGATATTAATGTTGCTCCCGATCGCGTATGTATTGAGGGCGGTCGTCCCATCCAAGAAATCATGCAAACAGCATGGGAGTATTTGCTACCATCAGGTCGAGTTGTAGCCACCGCCGCCAATCTCGAAAGCCTGTATTCTATCTCTCAAAGCCTTTCTCAATTGCAAGCGAGAAATGTCGAAGTTGTGCAATCAGCCGTGACTCGATTGGAGACGAGAGGTTCCTCACAGACTTTTACTGCTGTTAACCCCATTTTTATCCTAAGTGGTGAGAAACTAGATTAG
- a CDS encoding serine/threonine protein kinase, with product MNGQVLGDRYEVQQLMGKKAGRRTLLARDLLTGELVVVKLLSFNSDFEWDDLKLFEREAETLKTLSHPSIPCYLDYFEVDLPTIKGFALVQTYIPAQSLEKYIKAGRTFTENEVKQIAKALLDILIYLHDRKPPTIHRDIKPSNILLTNRSGNNVGQLYVVDFGSVQTAAVGEEGTRTIVGTYGYMPPEQFGGRTVPASDLYSLGATLIYLVTGSHPADLPQKDLRIQFEQAATLSPNLTKWLAWMIQPSLDKRLSSAPAARAALEHPQLLQQSQPTEISFIEWIQEHWYWDGNNWVSNTQQQTTTSRLKLHNTDESDRSRALIYPISQPANSKIILHKDEDFLEILVPPTGFQPSMIFMALFAIAWNSFILFWTLTALFLPFPINIPSVIFSLPFWGAGFQMMSSVLFPLLRRSRLKLNRFSICFTWELLGVKYNRIPPAATRDITKIIYTPKTYTNDFQGNRIEIPPKLTIWAGVHEYQLGGRKGLIHSEPEIEWLAYELSNWLGLPLTRE from the coding sequence ATGAACGGTCAGGTATTGGGCGATCGATATGAAGTACAGCAGCTGATGGGTAAAAAAGCAGGACGGCGAACGCTGTTGGCTCGAGATTTACTGACGGGAGAGTTGGTAGTTGTGAAACTGCTGTCTTTCAACAGTGACTTTGAGTGGGACGATCTCAAGCTGTTTGAGCGGGAAGCCGAAACCCTAAAAACCCTATCACATCCCTCGATTCCTTGCTATCTAGATTATTTTGAGGTAGATTTACCTACCATCAAAGGGTTTGCTCTCGTCCAAACTTATATCCCAGCACAATCTTTAGAAAAGTACATAAAAGCGGGTCGTACTTTTACGGAAAACGAAGTTAAACAAATAGCTAAAGCTTTATTAGACATTCTGATTTACCTACACGATCGCAAGCCTCCTACCATTCATCGCGATATTAAGCCCAGTAACATTTTGTTGACAAATCGTTCGGGAAACAATGTAGGACAGTTATACGTAGTTGATTTCGGTTCGGTGCAAACGGCGGCGGTAGGAGAAGAGGGAACAAGAACTATTGTAGGTACTTACGGCTATATGCCTCCAGAACAGTTTGGCGGACGCACGGTTCCTGCTTCTGACCTCTACAGTTTGGGTGCTACCTTAATTTACTTAGTCACGGGGTCTCATCCTGCGGATTTACCTCAAAAAGACTTGCGAATTCAATTTGAACAAGCAGCCACCCTCAGTCCCAATTTGACAAAGTGGTTGGCGTGGATGATTCAACCAAGTTTAGACAAACGTTTGAGTTCCGCACCAGCAGCACGCGCTGCTTTAGAACACCCACAGCTTTTACAACAGTCACAGCCAACAGAAATATCTTTTATAGAGTGGATTCAAGAGCATTGGTATTGGGATGGCAATAATTGGGTCAGCAATACACAACAACAAACAACAACAAGTCGGTTAAAGTTACATAACACTGATGAGAGCGATCGCAGTAGGGCTCTGATTTACCCAATCTCTCAACCAGCCAATAGCAAAATTATTCTGCACAAAGATGAGGATTTTTTGGAAATTCTTGTTCCCCCTACCGGGTTTCAGCCATCAATGATTTTTATGGCTTTGTTTGCGATCGCCTGGAATTCATTTATTCTTTTTTGGACACTGACCGCCCTCTTTCTTCCTTTTCCCATCAATATTCCTTCTGTTATTTTTTCACTCCCGTTCTGGGGCGCTGGTTTTCAGATGATGTCGTCTGTTTTATTTCCGTTGTTAAGACGCAGCCGACTGAAGTTAAATCGGTTTTCAATTTGCTTTACATGGGAATTGTTAGGAGTTAAATACAATCGCATACCTCCTGCAGCAACAAGGGATATTACCAAGATCATTTACACTCCAAAAACCTATACAAACGACTTTCAAGGTAATAGAATAGAAATCCCACCAAAACTGACAATTTGGGCAGGAGTTCACGAGTATCAGCTTGGTGGAAGAAAAGGTTTGATTCATTCCGAACCTGAAATTGAATGGTTAGCATATGAATTAAGCAATTGGTTGGGTTTGCCTTTGACTCGCGAATGA
- a CDS encoding ATP-binding protein, which yields MTNYEQLHIPGSIQPHGVLLALSPHLEILQVSNNTQEYLGKTPEDLLGQPLSTLLNASQLESIQKFLQQQEGMVNTFKLSILTHEGEKYFDGSVNFTEQIWILELEPIDSLTQMSFLSFQALTSGAISKMQKTSKLIDFVQLVASEVRKITEFDRVMVYQFDSSGAGIVIAEDKREDLSPLLGLRYPATDIPTEARALYTRSLLRFIPSFHAQPVTLIPLNNPQTQQPLDLSGAALRSVHPCCVEYHQNMGVSALLVVPIIKERTLWGLISCHHYNVKYLTLEVRRICEFLGQLVSSELVHKVSQSEFDYEVKLKSLQTEFIESISQADNFREALISPEPRLLDLVNAKGSAVCLDNDITLVGTTPSIEEVRTLIEWADTQISDNLFSTNSLPQLFPEALTFKETASGLLLLRISKVRRYYILWFRPEVIQTVNWAGNPNEAVKVDARGSVTLSPRKSFEKWQETVRLTSLPWQSCELDSALALRNAIVGIVISKADELAKINHELEQSNRELASFAYAASHDLKEPLRGIYNYSNVLLEDYAHVLDKDGIDYLQTVVFLSQRMESLINALLRLSLLGQGELQRQAIDLNALLEEAIAIFYASYPQANIEIRTAKDLPTIECDPVLVGEVLNNLIINAFKYNNQADKWIEIGCLEEENQDSEIGTPNTRNMVDTVAPSSSESPITDRPSPMFYIRDNGIGIPEHHYQTIFRLFKRLHSQEKYGGGTGAGLAIAKKIVERHGGHIWVESAVGVGSTFYLTFG from the coding sequence ATGACGAACTACGAACAACTTCATATTCCCGGTTCAATTCAACCTCATGGTGTTTTGCTAGCATTGAGTCCTCATCTCGAAATTTTGCAAGTTAGCAATAACACTCAAGAGTATTTGGGTAAAACCCCAGAAGATTTACTCGGTCAACCTCTCAGTACCTTACTCAACGCTTCACAACTCGAAAGCATCCAAAAATTCCTGCAACAACAGGAAGGTATGGTTAATACCTTCAAACTGTCAATTCTCACTCATGAAGGAGAAAAGTACTTTGACGGTAGCGTTAACTTTACAGAACAAATATGGATTCTTGAGCTAGAACCTATTGACTCCCTCACGCAAATGAGTTTTTTGAGCTTCCAGGCTTTAACAAGTGGGGCGATTTCCAAGATGCAAAAAACATCAAAACTTATAGATTTTGTACAATTAGTAGCATCCGAAGTCAGAAAAATTACAGAGTTCGATCGAGTGATGGTCTACCAGTTTGATTCATCGGGAGCGGGGATCGTTATCGCTGAAGATAAACGAGAGGATTTATCACCATTGCTCGGGTTGCGTTATCCTGCAACAGATATTCCCACTGAAGCAAGAGCACTATACACGCGCTCTTTGCTGCGATTTATTCCCAGTTTTCACGCTCAACCTGTCACTCTCATCCCGCTCAACAATCCCCAAACACAACAGCCATTAGATTTAAGCGGCGCTGCATTAAGAAGCGTACATCCTTGTTGTGTTGAATACCATCAAAACATGGGTGTTTCAGCTCTGCTCGTTGTACCGATTATTAAGGAAAGAACTCTTTGGGGGTTAATTTCCTGCCATCATTATAATGTAAAATATTTGACTTTGGAAGTCCGGAGAATTTGTGAGTTTTTAGGACAACTCGTGTCTTCAGAGTTAGTTCACAAAGTCAGCCAGTCAGAGTTTGATTATGAAGTAAAGCTTAAATCATTACAAACTGAATTTATAGAATCTATTTCCCAAGCAGATAATTTTAGAGAAGCCCTTATTTCTCCCGAACCTCGCTTGCTAGATTTAGTGAATGCAAAAGGCTCTGCTGTTTGTCTCGATAATGACATCACTCTTGTGGGAACAACTCCAAGTATTGAGGAAGTTCGCACTCTCATTGAATGGGCGGATACTCAAATTAGTGACAATTTGTTTTCCACCAATTCTCTACCACAGCTTTTTCCGGAGGCTCTTACCTTTAAAGAGACTGCTAGTGGGTTGCTGCTCTTACGAATTTCCAAAGTGCGGCGCTATTACATTCTTTGGTTTCGTCCTGAGGTGATTCAAACAGTGAATTGGGCGGGGAATCCAAATGAAGCGGTCAAGGTTGATGCGCGTGGTAGCGTGACTCTTTCGCCGCGAAAATCTTTTGAAAAATGGCAAGAAACAGTTCGATTGACTTCCTTACCTTGGCAATCGTGCGAACTTGATAGCGCTCTTGCTTTAAGAAATGCGATTGTCGGAATTGTTATTTCTAAAGCAGATGAGTTAGCCAAGATCAACCATGAGTTGGAGCAAAGTAATCGCGAGCTAGCATCTTTCGCCTACGCTGCATCCCACGATTTAAAAGAACCTCTGCGAGGGATTTATAATTACTCAAATGTTTTGCTCGAAGATTACGCTCACGTACTTGATAAGGATGGAATTGACTACTTGCAAACAGTGGTTTTTTTATCCCAACGAATGGAAAGTCTGATTAATGCTTTGTTACGCCTCTCTCTATTGGGTCAAGGAGAACTTCAGCGACAAGCGATCGATCTCAACGCATTGCTTGAGGAGGCGATCGCTATCTTCTATGCAAGCTATCCCCAAGCTAACATTGAAATTCGCACAGCTAAAGATTTACCGACAATTGAATGCGACCCGGTTCTTGTCGGTGAGGTTTTGAATAACTTAATCATTAATGCTTTTAAATACAATAATCAAGCCGACAAATGGATTGAAATTGGTTGTTTGGAAGAAGAGAATCAAGACTCGGAAATAGGAACTCCGAACACAAGAAATATGGTTGATACAGTCGCCCCATCTTCTTCCGAGTCTCCAATTACCGATCGCCCATCGCCAATGTTCTATATCCGAGATAATGGCATAGGGATTCCAGAACACCACTATCAAACTATCTTCCGCCTCTTCAAACGTCTCCACTCACAAGAAAAATATGGTGGGGGAACAGGTGCGGGTTTAGCTATTGCCAAGAAGATCGTTGAGCGTCACGGCGGTCACATCTGGGTTGAGTCTGCTGTAGGTGTTGGCTCAACGTTCTATTTGACGTTTGGATAA
- a CDS encoding response regulator: MTVTKLIDPLLVVEDSNEDFKMLQRLMRRFAVQNPIYRCTNGDEVLDFLYQEGDYQDPGIAPRPSVILLDLNLPGIDGRDLLERLKQDRSLREIPVVVFTTSSNPTDIELCYQKGANGYLIKPMDFHDLQKTIQAFVDYWLEANTPPA, from the coding sequence ATGACGGTGACAAAACTTATTGACCCTCTACTTGTTGTTGAGGACAGCAACGAGGACTTTAAGATGTTGCAACGCCTGATGCGGCGCTTTGCTGTTCAAAATCCAATTTATCGCTGTACAAATGGAGACGAGGTTTTAGACTTTCTCTACCAAGAAGGGGATTATCAAGATCCCGGTATAGCACCACGACCCTCTGTTATCCTGCTAGATCTTAATTTACCAGGTATTGACGGTCGTGACCTTTTGGAAAGACTCAAGCAGGATAGAAGTTTGCGGGAAATTCCTGTTGTCGTTTTTACTACCTCTTCTAACCCTACAGATATTGAATTGTGCTACCAAAAGGGTGCGAATGGCTATCTGATTAAGCCAATGGATTTCCACGATTTGCAAAAAACAATTCAAGCATTTGTAGATTATTGGCTTGAAGCAAACACGCCTCCCGCTTAA